The following nucleotide sequence is from Acidobacteriota bacterium.
TTGGCCATGAAAACTTATTTCTCCTGATTTGATAAATTTGCTTTGTTGCTGCGATACGGCGCAAAGTCGCGGCCCCAGTCTACGCCGATGACTTCCATGCTCAGATGTTCGCCGTCCACTTGCACCAGCACGAAATGATAAGCCCCGCCGCCCGGTTCATAAGGTGGTTTGGCAAGGCGGTCGAGCGTGACTTTCTCAGCGGCGAACTGTTTGAGGTAAGGCTGCACGTCGGGGTCGCCCGCGTAAGTGTAAAGCGGCGCGCCGCCACCGCCCGAAATAATATGATCAAGCCGATGTTTGCCTGTCGCGTCCTGATAGTGTTCGACCCAATGTTCAAACATATGATCGTGCCCGGCGAAAAAGACTTTGACGTGATGCTGACGAAACAACGGCGTGTAACGCTCGCGGAGGATAAACGAGGGCTTTTCCGTCTTGGCCCCGCCGTGCGGCCCAGAGGAAAAAGTCGGATGATGCGCGTACACGATGATGTTTTTATAGCGATTCCGATCCAAGCCTTCGAGCTGTCCTTTGAACCAGACGAACTGCTTTTCGTCGCCCATGATGTTGGAATCGAGCGCGATGACGAAGGTGTTGCCGTAGCCGAACGAAAAGACCGGATAGCCGCTCAACCGGCGCGGCGAACCATCCGGCGGTAGCAACTCGGCGTTGGCGGCGTAATAGTTTTTCAAGCCTGGTTGCCGCCGTTCGGCCTCGTGCGTCTCGGCGCTCGTGACATCGTGATTGCCGGGCGCGAGGAAATAGGGCACGCCGCCCTCCTGCGTCAGCTTATTGATGAGGTCAATGTAACTGACATTCCACTGCCGCCCGATGGCACCGTTCGCCACGCCATCACCGCTTTGCAACACGAAGCGCACGGGATAGTCGCTTTTCTCCAGCTTCTTGATCGAAGCAAGCATGGCGTTGACGACCAGCGAGTGTTCGTATTGTTGCTCAAAGCCATCGCGCCGCCCGCGCGTGTCGCCGTAAACGATGAACGAAAACTTTGAGACGCCAGCGGATGCGGCTTCGCCGGGCAGCGGATTGCGCGGCGCTTTGATGGCGCGGACTGGTTCATCCGGTGGTGCGGC
It contains:
- a CDS encoding metallophosphoesterase encodes the protein MSKLKHTTFFSFFLCCWLGFANTAFGQTPAAPPDEPVRAIKAPRNPLPGEAASAGVSKFSFIVYGDTRGRRDGFEQQYEHSLVVNAMLASIKKLEKSDYPVRFVLQSGDGVANGAIGRQWNVSYIDLINKLTQEGGVPYFLAPGNHDVTSAETHEAERRQPGLKNYYAANAELLPPDGSPRRLSGYPVFSFGYGNTFVIALDSNIMGDEKQFVWFKGQLEGLDRNRYKNIIVYAHHPTFSSGPHGGAKTEKPSFILRERYTPLFRQHHVKVFFAGHDHMFEHWVEHYQDATGKHRLDHIISGGGGAPLYTYAGDPDVQPYLKQFAAEKVTLDRLAKPPYEPGGGAYHFVLVQVDGEHLSMEVIGVDWGRDFAPYRSNKANLSNQEK